One segment of Cetobacterium sp. NK01 DNA contains the following:
- a CDS encoding pseudouridine-5'-phosphate glycosidase gives MNLAKYLEISKEVKEALENNKPVVALESTIISHGMPYPQNVETALKVEEIVRENGAVPATIAILNGKLKVGLSKEEVDYLGKKGLEVTKASRRDIPAILASEADGATTVASTMIIAALAGIKVFATGGIGGVHRGAETTMDISADLEELAMTDVAVVCAGAKSILDIGLTLEFLETKGVPVLGYQTKELPAFYTRKSGFKVDYQMDTPEQIAKTLKAKWDVNLKGGVVIANPIPEEFAMDFDTITTAINNAVAEAEEKGIKGKDSTPFLLAKVKDITKGKSLESNIQLVFNNAKLASKIAKNYCEL, from the coding sequence ATGAATTTAGCAAAATATTTAGAAATTTCAAAAGAAGTTAAGGAAGCTCTGGAAAACAACAAACCTGTTGTAGCTCTTGAATCTACTATAATATCTCACGGTATGCCTTATCCTCAAAATGTTGAGACAGCTTTAAAAGTTGAAGAGATTGTTAGAGAAAATGGAGCTGTTCCAGCTACAATTGCAATCTTAAATGGAAAACTTAAAGTTGGATTAAGTAAAGAAGAAGTTGATTATTTAGGTAAAAAAGGACTTGAAGTAACAAAAGCTAGTAGAAGAGATATCCCTGCTATTTTAGCTTCTGAAGCTGACGGAGCAACAACTGTTGCATCAACTATGATAATAGCTGCTCTTGCAGGAATAAAAGTATTTGCTACTGGTGGAATTGGTGGAGTACATAGAGGTGCTGAAACAACAATGGATATATCTGCTGATTTAGAAGAATTGGCAATGACTGATGTTGCTGTTGTTTGTGCTGGAGCCAAATCAATTCTTGATATTGGTTTAACATTAGAATTTTTAGAAACAAAAGGAGTTCCCGTATTAGGATACCAAACTAAAGAATTACCAGCTTTCTATACTAGAAAAAGTGGATTCAAAGTGGATTATCAAATGGATACTCCTGAACAAATTGCAAAAACTTTAAAAGCAAAATGGGATGTAAATTTAAAAGGTGGAGTTGTTATTGCAAATCCAATTCCTGAAGAGTTTGCTATGGATTTTGATACTATTACTACAGCTATCAACAACGCTGTTGCTGAAGCCGAAGAAAAAGGAATCAAAGGAAAGGATAGTACACCATTCTTGCTTGCAAAAGTAAAAGATATAACAAAAGGAAAAAGTTTAGAATCTAATATTCAGTTAGTTTTTAATAATGCTAAACTTGCCTCTAAAATAGCTAAAAATTATTGCGAATTATAA
- a CDS encoding DEAD/DEAH box helicase, whose protein sequence is MFRKDIPKFLIENKNSVVYIGSSNKNIDIYFENLIDQKEIDLIELSNIQEEDDYYKVNYQLLESLKSNKKLIILTSLEGLLTKYSLNSDVLTIELGVGIKRKNLIEVLEKNGYKKNYLVEKRMEFSIRGDIVDIFPLNGENPIRIEYFGDEIDRITYFSLIDQKSLEKISRVNMYINKNNLIKIDFLEILEKIKKNRKCDIYLENSEIVNYKLEECIVRDRDREDEIRKLYEKIESISKKIDVIKSEGDTEKVKTLNQKDGIRYENISQIREGDYIIHENYGVGIYLGIQEIDGKDYLTIKYADEDRLFVPIEGLNKIERFLVSTGKTPELYNLGRRGFKRRREKLEEDMLKFAKEIVEIQARRALHTGYKFSPDTVWQEEFEEKFPYIETRDQKNAIKDVKRDMESSKVMDRIVCGDVGYGKTEVAIRAAFKCVMDGKQVLIVAPTTVLAQQHYDRFIERYKDYPITLELLSRLSGDKEQKEIIKKVENGSVDIVIGTHRVLSGDLKFKNLGLIIVDEEQKFGVKDKEKLKKMKNNVDMLTLTATPIPRTLNYALLGIRDISVIETAPEGRVPVETSFINNEKKEIREVIMKEIAREGQVFYIFNRVKRIEDKLNELKKILPKFVVIDYIHGKMTPKSIKDKLKMFQDGDVDILLSTTIIENGIDIENANTILIEGIDKLGLSQVYQLRGRVGRGKRKGYCYLIVDKDKKLGKKASERKETLKEIGEFGGGFKLSLEDMRIRGAGEILGDKQHGALETFGYNLYTKLLQEEISKVKGDYKEDFETKIILQEDSYIPKDYIEGDERLIIYRRLVDTRDLKKLYEIQEELIDRFGDLPKEVISLLRYLEIKILAKELKIQEIVQKDSEYFLKFDNDYINFEKIMNLIEKKKARYSQKDSGLYYFEDILKFLYWYKGDDDLNEKV, encoded by the coding sequence ATGTTTAGAAAAGATATTCCGAAATTTTTAATAGAGAATAAAAATAGTGTAGTATATATAGGGTCCTCTAATAAAAATATAGATATTTATTTTGAAAATCTAATTGATCAAAAAGAAATAGATTTAATTGAACTTTCAAATATACAAGAGGAAGATGATTATTATAAAGTAAACTATCAACTTTTAGAAAGTTTAAAAAGTAATAAAAAATTAATAATTTTAACATCTTTAGAAGGGCTTTTAACAAAATATTCTCTAAATAGTGATGTTTTAACAATAGAATTAGGAGTTGGAATAAAAAGAAAAAATTTAATAGAAGTTTTAGAAAAAAATGGATATAAAAAAAATTATTTAGTTGAAAAAAGAATGGAGTTTTCTATAAGGGGAGATATAGTAGATATATTTCCTTTAAATGGAGAAAATCCAATAAGAATAGAGTATTTTGGAGATGAAATAGATAGAATAACATATTTTTCTTTAATAGATCAAAAAAGCTTAGAGAAAATAAGTAGAGTAAATATGTATATTAACAAAAATAATTTGATAAAAATAGATTTTTTAGAAATTTTAGAAAAAATAAAAAAAAATAGAAAATGTGATATTTACTTAGAAAATTCTGAAATAGTAAATTATAAATTAGAAGAATGTATAGTAAGAGATAGAGATCGAGAAGATGAAATAAGAAAACTTTATGAAAAGATAGAGAGTATTTCAAAAAAAATAGATGTTATAAAAAGTGAAGGAGATACGGAAAAAGTTAAGACTTTAAATCAAAAAGATGGAATAAGATATGAAAACATCTCTCAAATTAGAGAAGGAGATTATATTATTCATGAAAATTATGGAGTAGGTATTTATTTAGGTATCCAAGAGATTGATGGAAAAGACTACTTAACTATAAAGTACGCTGATGAAGATAGGTTATTTGTTCCTATAGAAGGATTAAATAAAATAGAAAGATTTTTAGTATCTACAGGAAAAACTCCAGAACTATACAATTTAGGAAGACGAGGTTTTAAAAGAAGAAGAGAGAAGTTAGAAGAGGATATGCTAAAATTTGCTAAAGAAATTGTAGAAATTCAAGCTAGAAGAGCTCTTCATACAGGTTATAAGTTTTCTCCAGATACAGTTTGGCAAGAGGAGTTTGAAGAAAAATTTCCTTATATAGAAACTAGAGATCAAAAAAATGCTATAAAAGATGTAAAAAGGGATATGGAATCTTCTAAAGTTATGGATAGAATTGTTTGTGGAGATGTGGGGTATGGAAAAACAGAAGTAGCTATTCGGGCTGCTTTTAAATGTGTAATGGATGGAAAGCAGGTTTTAATTGTAGCACCTACAACGGTTTTAGCCCAACAACATTATGATAGATTTATAGAAAGATACAAAGATTATCCAATAACATTGGAGTTATTAAGTCGATTAAGTGGGGATAAAGAACAAAAAGAAATAATAAAAAAAGTAGAAAATGGAAGTGTAGATATTGTTATTGGAACTCATAGAGTTTTGTCAGGAGATTTAAAATTTAAAAATTTAGGTCTTATTATAGTTGATGAAGAGCAAAAATTTGGAGTAAAAGACAAAGAAAAATTAAAGAAAATGAAAAACAATGTAGATATGCTTACACTAACAGCAACACCAATACCAAGAACTCTAAATTATGCTTTATTAGGAATTAGAGATATATCTGTTATAGAAACTGCACCTGAAGGAAGAGTGCCTGTAGAAACAAGTTTTATAAATAATGAAAAAAAAGAGATTAGAGAAGTAATAATGAAAGAGATTGCTCGAGAAGGGCAAGTTTTTTATATTTTTAATAGAGTTAAAAGAATTGAAGATAAATTAAATGAATTAAAGAAAATTTTACCAAAGTTTGTTGTAATAGATTACATTCATGGAAAGATGACTCCTAAAAGTATAAAAGATAAATTAAAGATGTTTCAAGATGGAGATGTAGATATTCTTTTAAGTACAACGATTATAGAGAACGGTATTGATATAGAAAATGCAAATACTATTCTTATAGAAGGAATAGATAAACTAGGACTTTCACAAGTTTATCAACTTAGAGGAAGAGTAGGAAGAGGAAAAAGAAAAGGATACTGTTATTTAATAGTAGATAAAGATAAAAAATTAGGGAAAAAAGCTTCTGAACGAAAAGAAACTTTAAAAGAAATAGGAGAATTTGGAGGAGGTTTTAAGTTATCTTTAGAAGATATGAGGATAAGAGGAGCAGGAGAAATTTTAGGAGATAAGCAGCATGGAGCTTTAGAAACTTTTGGTTATAATTTATATACAAAACTTTTACAAGAAGAGATTTCAAAGGTAAAAGGAGATTATAAAGAAGATTTTGAGACAAAAATTATATTACAAGAAGATTCTTATATTCCAAAAGATTATATAGAGGGAGATGAAAGATTAATAATCTATCGAAGACTTGTAGATACAAGAGATCTAAAAAAGCTATATGAAATACAAGAGGAATTAATAGATAGATTTGGAGATTTACCTAAAGAAGTTATAAGCTTATTGAGATACTTAGAGATAAAAATACTAGCTAAAGAATTAAAAATACAGGAAATAGTACAAAAAGATAGTGAATATTTTTTGAAATTTGATAATGATTATATAAATTTTGAAAAAATAATGAACCTTATTGAAAAGAAAAAAGCTAGATATTCACAAAAAGATAGTGGCTTGTATTATTTTGAAGATATTTTAAAATTTTTATATTGGTATAAGGGAGATGATGATTTAAATGAAAAAGTTTGA
- the ispE gene encoding 4-(cytidine 5'-diphospho)-2-C-methyl-D-erythritol kinase → MNVYNLQSNAKINIGLNIVGVLENGYHLLDMTMIPIDLCDKLTIKIEDKIGDLKIKTNKKDIPVDSSNILYKIYKKFYEKAKLDSLEIEIFLEKIIPHQAGLGGGSSNGAVFLNFLNNYHQNILSFQELVDLGKSVGADVPFFILNKPARVQGIGEELKEIKNNLKVSLVLIKPPFGVSTIEAYKEIKNIKNPQKSNIDQIIIGLEENNLALVEKNIENNLEEALLQSDKNLIEFRKRLLEVEDLKFFMSGSGSAYYAFLIKDIEEKVSNLRHRFNDCEIFLCNFK, encoded by the coding sequence ATGAATGTATATAATCTTCAATCAAATGCCAAAATAAATATTGGTCTAAATATAGTTGGAGTTTTGGAAAATGGATATCATCTACTAGATATGACTATGATACCAATTGATTTATGTGATAAATTAACAATAAAAATTGAAGATAAAATTGGCGATTTAAAAATAAAAACAAATAAAAAGGATATTCCTGTAGATTCAAGTAATATTCTTTATAAAATATATAAAAAATTTTATGAAAAGGCAAAATTAGATTCTTTAGAAATAGAAATATTTTTAGAGAAGATTATTCCTCATCAAGCAGGATTAGGAGGAGGAAGTTCTAATGGAGCCGTATTTTTAAATTTTTTAAATAATTATCATCAAAATATTTTATCTTTTCAAGAGTTGGTAGATTTAGGAAAAAGCGTTGGAGCAGATGTTCCTTTTTTTATATTAAATAAACCAGCAAGAGTTCAAGGGATAGGTGAAGAACTAAAGGAGATAAAAAATAACCTTAAGGTATCTTTAGTTTTGATAAAACCTCCTTTTGGAGTATCTACAATCGAAGCGTATAAAGAGATAAAAAATATAAAAAATCCTCAAAAATCAAATATTGATCAAATAATAATAGGGTTAGAGGAAAATAATTTAGCACTGGTAGAAAAAAATATTGAAAATAATTTGGAAGAAGCACTTTTGCAATCAGATAAAAATTTGATTGAATTTAGAAAAAGATTATTAGAAGTAGAAGATTTAAAGTTTTTTATGTCAGGAAGTGGGAGTGCGTATTATGCATTTTTAATAAAGGATATTGAAGAAAAAGTTAGTAATCTAAGACACAGATTTAACGATTGCGAGATCTTTCTTTGCAATTTTAAATAA
- the citF gene encoding citrate lyase subunit alpha, with translation MINKRVDENLLKTIKGYGERKAYKAPFTNQPEGSVNENAESLKGAIKRTKVVDSLEEAIRNSGLKDGMTISFHHHFRNGDKVLPMVLDKLAEMGFKNLRVEASSFTKAHEGIVKHIKAGVVNRLGSSGLRGDLAKEISNGMLGDYPAVIRSHGGRARAIVEGDIKIDVAFLGASSSDCMGNANGVKGKSLCGSLGYAKVDAAHADKVIIITDTLVDYPNSPMSIPQTQVDYVVVVDEIGDPNGIMSGATRFTSNPKELLMAKKVLDVMLASGYFNDGFSMQTGSGGASLAVTRFIREELLKRNIKCSFGLGGITKAFVDLLEEGLMGQLYDTQCFDLAAVESIGRNEKHVEVSADFYANPFNCSPAVNKLDFVILSALEVDKDFNVNVISGSDGVIREASGGHSDTAAAANVSIIVAPLTRGRIPTIIDKVTTVVTPGSTVDVVVTDYGVVVNPTRTDLLERFQKAGIELVTMEKLRELANFIVGEPKEIEFEDQVVAVVEYRDGSIIDVVRKIKR, from the coding sequence ATGATAAATAAAAGAGTTGACGAAAATCTTTTAAAAACAATAAAAGGTTACGGAGAAAGAAAAGCATATAAAGCTCCATTTACTAATCAACCTGAAGGATCTGTTAATGAAAATGCTGAATCTTTAAAAGGTGCTATAAAGAGAACTAAAGTTGTAGATTCTTTAGAAGAAGCTATAAGAAACTCAGGATTAAAAGATGGAATGACTATATCTTTCCACCACCACTTTAGAAATGGTGATAAAGTTTTACCAATGGTTTTAGATAAATTAGCTGAGATGGGATTCAAAAACCTGAGAGTAGAAGCTAGTTCATTTACTAAAGCACATGAAGGAATTGTAAAGCATATTAAAGCTGGTGTAGTAAATAGATTAGGTTCAAGTGGGTTAAGAGGAGATTTAGCAAAAGAGATATCTAATGGAATGTTAGGGGATTACCCAGCAGTTATAAGATCTCACGGAGGAAGAGCAAGAGCTATTGTTGAAGGAGATATAAAAATAGATGTAGCGTTCTTAGGAGCATCATCATCAGATTGCATGGGAAATGCTAACGGAGTAAAAGGAAAATCACTTTGTGGATCATTAGGGTATGCAAAGGTAGATGCAGCTCATGCTGATAAAGTAATCATAATAACAGATACTTTAGTTGACTATCCAAATAGCCCAATGAGTATTCCACAAACACAAGTTGATTATGTTGTAGTAGTTGACGAGATTGGAGATCCAAATGGAATAATGTCTGGAGCTACAAGATTTACATCAAATCCAAAAGAGTTATTAATGGCTAAAAAAGTTTTAGATGTAATGTTAGCATCAGGATACTTTAATGATGGTTTCTCTATGCAAACAGGTTCAGGAGGAGCTTCATTAGCAGTAACAAGATTTATAAGAGAAGAGTTATTAAAAAGAAATATAAAGTGTAGCTTTGGTTTAGGGGGAATAACAAAAGCTTTCGTTGACTTATTAGAAGAGGGGCTAATGGGACAACTTTATGATACACAATGTTTTGACTTAGCAGCAGTTGAATCAATAGGAAGAAATGAAAAGCACGTAGAAGTAAGTGCTGATTTCTATGCAAATCCATTTAATTGTTCACCAGCTGTAAATAAGTTAGACTTTGTTATCTTAAGTGCTTTAGAAGTAGATAAGGACTTTAATGTTAACGTTATATCAGGTTCAGATGGAGTTATTAGAGAAGCTTCAGGAGGACACTCTGATACAGCAGCAGCAGCAAATGTATCAATTATAGTTGCTCCATTAACAAGAGGAAGAATACCTACAATAATTGATAAAGTAACAACTGTAGTTACTCCAGGAAGTACAGTAGATGTAGTTGTAACAGACTATGGAGTAGTTGTAAATCCAACTAGAACTGACTTATTAGAAAGATTCCAAAAAGCTGGAATTGAGCTAGTAACTATGGAGAAATTAAGAGAATTAGCAAACTTTATTGTTGGAGAGCCAAAAGAGATAGAGTTTGAAGATCAAGTTGTAGCTGTTGTTGAATATAGAGACGGTAGCATAATTGATGTTGTTAGAAAAATAAAAAGATAG
- a CDS encoding 2-hydroxycarboxylate transporter family protein produces the protein MAQKNFKELFDPRQSKWSGLSIQMFLGLLAIVALTVYLPFGGKEAAFLRGNFLVIFGILAVFGILFGEIGDRIPIWNDYIGGGTVLVFFASAVMGTYNLVPAKVLKAIDVFYGEQPVNFLELFIPALIVGSVLTVNRKTLLQSIAGYIPLILIGVAGATLGGVGAGLIFGKEPLDIIMNYVLPIMGGGTGAGAIPMSEMWAQKTGGNPKDWFAFAISILTIANVIAIFTGAFLKELGKKHPGLTGNGNLILDDTKEAVKEEAGPKIVVTPKDIASAFIFIGVLFMFSHISGVIWTSLKFPFEMHRLAFLVIYSIILNILNVVPAALKAGAKEIQAYFSKYTIWVLMGAVGFGTDVQEIINSLSIANLVIALAIVLGAVILIMLASKKMKFYPVEAAITAGLCMANRGGSGDIAVLGAADRMELISFAQISSRVGGAMMLILGSMVFGFFA, from the coding sequence ATGGCACAAAAAAATTTCAAAGAACTGTTTGATCCAAGACAGTCAAAGTGGAGCGGATTATCAATTCAAATGTTCCTAGGTTTATTAGCAATAGTTGCATTAACTGTGTATTTACCTTTTGGTGGAAAAGAAGCAGCTTTTTTAAGAGGTAACTTTCTAGTAATATTCGGTATATTAGCAGTATTTGGTATCTTATTTGGAGAAATTGGTGATAGAATTCCAATATGGAATGACTACATTGGTGGAGGAACAGTTCTAGTATTCTTTGCATCGGCAGTAATGGGTACTTATAATTTAGTTCCAGCAAAAGTTTTAAAAGCAATTGATGTTTTCTATGGTGAACAACCAGTAAACTTCTTGGAGTTATTTATTCCAGCTTTAATAGTTGGTTCAGTTTTAACAGTAAATAGAAAAACACTTCTTCAATCAATAGCTGGTTATATTCCATTAATTTTAATTGGAGTTGCAGGAGCTACATTAGGTGGAGTAGGAGCTGGACTTATATTTGGAAAAGAACCTTTAGATATTATTATGAACTATGTTTTACCTATAATGGGTGGAGGAACTGGAGCAGGAGCTATCCCTATGTCAGAGATGTGGGCTCAAAAAACTGGTGGAAATCCAAAAGATTGGTTTGCATTTGCAATCTCTATATTAACAATAGCTAACGTTATAGCTATCTTTACAGGAGCATTCTTAAAAGAACTTGGAAAGAAACATCCAGGATTAACAGGAAATGGAAATTTAATATTAGATGATACTAAAGAAGCTGTAAAAGAGGAAGCTGGACCTAAAATTGTAGTTACTCCAAAAGATATTGCTTCAGCATTTATCTTTATAGGTGTATTATTTATGTTTTCTCATATTTCAGGAGTAATTTGGACTTCATTAAAGTTCCCATTTGAAATGCATAGATTAGCATTCTTAGTAATTTACTCTATCATTTTAAATATATTAAACGTTGTTCCTGCAGCATTAAAAGCTGGAGCAAAAGAGATTCAAGCGTACTTCTCTAAATATACAATTTGGGTATTAATGGGAGCAGTAGGATTTGGTACAGATGTACAAGAGATTATAAACTCTCTATCTATAGCTAACTTAGTAATCGCTTTAGCAATCGTTTTAGGAGCAGTAATATTAATTATGTTAGCGTCTAAAAAGATGAAGTTCTACCCAGTAGAAGCTGCTATTACAGCAGGATTATGTATGGCTAATAGAGGTGGATCAGGAGATATCGCAGTTCTTGGAGCAGCAGATAGAATGGAACTTATTTCTTTCGCGCAAATCTCTTCAAGAGTAGGAGGAGCAATGATGCTTATCCTAGGATCTATGGTATTTGGATTCTTTGCATAA
- the mazG gene encoding nucleoside triphosphate pyrophosphohydrolase translates to MKKFDDLVEIIKKLREPDGCPWDKEQTLNTLKPHLLEETYEVLEAMDEGGEKLKSELGDLLLQIVFQSNISEEKGEFKIEDVIDSISEKMIRRHPHVFGNNADIKTTDEVLINWEKIKKDEKEHAERTSVLDGIPKGMAALLRAEKLQKKASKVGFDWSEIHGVIDKIEEEIDELRDEVMVGNEEKAKEELGDLFFALVNLSRHLGINPELCLNQASNKFEKRFRYVEKHCNLQEATLEEMDRLWEEAKK, encoded by the coding sequence ATGAAAAAGTTTGACGATTTGGTGGAAATTATAAAAAAATTAAGAGAACCTGATGGATGTCCTTGGGATAAAGAACAAACTTTAAATACTTTAAAACCTCATTTACTAGAAGAAACTTATGAGGTTTTAGAAGCTATGGATGAAGGTGGAGAAAAATTAAAAAGTGAATTAGGGGACTTGTTGCTTCAAATTGTTTTTCAATCTAATATATCTGAAGAGAAAGGTGAGTTTAAAATAGAAGATGTCATTGATAGTATTTCAGAAAAGATGATAAGGAGACATCCTCATGTTTTTGGAAATAATGCAGATATTAAAACAACAGATGAAGTTTTAATTAATTGGGAGAAGATAAAAAAAGATGAAAAAGAGCATGCTGAAAGAACCTCTGTTTTAGATGGAATTCCAAAGGGAATGGCAGCACTTTTAAGAGCTGAAAAATTGCAAAAAAAAGCATCAAAGGTAGGATTTGATTGGTCTGAAATACATGGAGTTATAGATAAGATTGAAGAAGAGATAGATGAATTAAGAGATGAAGTCATGGTTGGAAATGAAGAAAAAGCTAAAGAGGAGTTAGGAGATTTATTTTTTGCTTTAGTTAACTTATCTAGACATTTAGGAATAAATCCAGAGCTTTGTTTAAATCAAGCTTCTAATAAATTTGAAAAGCGTTTTAGATACGTTGAAAAGCATTGTAACCTACAAGAGGCAACTTTAGAAGAGATGGATAGATTATGGGAAGAGGCAAAAAAATAA
- a CDS encoding carbohydrate kinase: MTNREKEILKWIEENPFISQSELAEKADIARSSVAVHISNLIKKGKIIGKGYIIQKKSFISVIGGTNIDISAQSYLPLKDYDSNPGKVSTSFGGVGRNIADNLSRLNQDVELITVIGDDFNGEEIKRNCRVLGINMSNSLTINNSPTSTYISILDDNNDMKLAISAMDLYENLTIDFIKSKKEILDESKLCIIDTNIPKETIKYIVDNFSIPIFLDCVSTTKALKIRDFIGKFHTLKPNQLEAEALSGIKITNQESLEKCANFFIEKGVKQIFISMGENGVFYSNGTNFGHMKPFKTKVINTTGAGDAFMSGIAYSYLEELDIIESCKNGIACAAIAIASEKTISDNMSLENMNRIKEENL, from the coding sequence ATGACCAACAGAGAAAAAGAGATTCTAAAGTGGATTGAAGAGAATCCTTTTATATCTCAATCGGAATTAGCAGAAAAAGCTGATATTGCTCGTTCTTCTGTTGCAGTGCATATTTCTAATCTAATAAAAAAAGGAAAAATAATTGGAAAAGGATATATCATTCAGAAAAAATCTTTTATTTCTGTTATTGGAGGAACTAATATTGATATTTCTGCTCAATCTTATCTTCCTTTAAAAGATTATGATTCTAATCCTGGAAAAGTTAGTACATCTTTTGGTGGAGTAGGAAGAAATATTGCTGATAATCTATCTAGATTAAATCAAGATGTTGAATTAATAACAGTAATAGGTGATGATTTTAATGGTGAAGAAATCAAAAGAAATTGTAGAGTCTTAGGCATTAATATGTCCAACTCTTTAACAATTAATAACTCACCCACATCAACCTATATATCAATTTTAGATGATAATAATGATATGAAGTTAGCTATCTCAGCTATGGATTTATACGAAAATCTTACTATAGATTTCATTAAATCTAAAAAAGAGATTTTAGATGAATCTAAACTTTGTATAATTGACACAAATATTCCAAAAGAAACAATTAAATACATAGTTGATAATTTTTCAATTCCTATATTTTTAGATTGTGTTTCTACAACTAAAGCTTTAAAAATAAGAGATTTCATTGGAAAGTTTCATACTTTAAAACCAAATCAACTTGAAGCTGAAGCACTTTCAGGAATAAAAATAACCAATCAAGAATCTTTAGAAAAGTGCGCTAACTTTTTCATTGAAAAAGGAGTTAAACAAATTTTTATCTCTATGGGAGAAAATGGAGTTTTTTACTCTAATGGTACAAATTTCGGTCATATGAAACCTTTTAAAACTAAGGTTATTAATACTACTGGAGCTGGCGATGCCTTTATGTCTGGGATTGCCTATAGTTATTTAGAAGAGTTAGATATTATTGAAAGCTGTAAAAATGGAATCGCTTGTGCTGCAATTGCAATTGCAAGCGAAAAAACTATAAGTGATAACATGTCTTTAGAAAATATGAATAGAATCAAGGAGGAAAATTTATGA
- the spoVG gene encoding septation regulator SpoVG, which yields MRITDVRLRTVKNENELKLKAYADVTFEECFVIHGLKVIDGQKGMFVAMPSRKMPDGEYKDIAHPITPELRKDITDSVIAKYKEVMSQELTPIEVVEEIVEE from the coding sequence ATGAGAATTACAGATGTAAGATTAAGAACAGTGAAAAATGAGAACGAACTTAAGTTAAAAGCTTATGCTGATGTTACTTTTGAGGAGTGTTTTGTAATTCACGGATTAAAAGTAATTGATGGTCAAAAAGGAATGTTTGTTGCTATGCCTTCAAGAAAAATGCCTGATGGAGAATATAAGGATATAGCTCATCCAATAACACCTGAACTTAGAAAAGATATAACAGATTCAGTTATAGCTAAGTATAAAGAAGTTATGTCACAGGAATTAACACCAATAGAAGTAGTAGAAGAAATTGTAGAAGAATAA
- a CDS encoding RNA-binding S4 domain-containing protein → MRLDKFLKVSRIIKRRPIAKLVVDGGKAKLNGKVAKASTEVKVGMELELEYYNKYFKFKILEVPQGNVAKNKTSELVELLDSKGIIIDLDGEEDIF, encoded by the coding sequence ATGAGATTAGATAAATTTTTAAAAGTAAGTAGAATAATTAAAAGAAGACCTATAGCAAAGCTAGTTGTAGATGGAGGAAAAGCTAAATTAAATGGGAAAGTAGCTAAAGCTAGTACAGAAGTAAAAGTGGGAATGGAATTAGAGTTAGAATATTATAATAAATATTTTAAATTTAAAATTTTAGAAGTTCCACAAGGAAATGTAGCTAAAAATAAGACATCAGAGCTAGTTGAACTATTAGATAGTAAAGGGATTATTATTGATTTAGATGGTGAGGAGGATATATTTTAA